The genome window GTCGAGACCATCGCGGCACCGATTCAGGACACCGTCGACCTGATGCTGGCGCTGAAGGCCGAGGGCTATCCGATCTATGCCCTGTCCAATTACGGGGCGGAGAATTTCGAGCGTTCCGTCGATGTCTATCCGTTCTTGGACGCGTTCGACGGGCGGGTGGTTTCGGCTTACGAGGACGTAATCAAGCCCGACCCGGCGATCTACGACATCGTCATAGAGCGTTTCGACCTGACGCCGGAGACGACGCTGTTCATCGACGACCGTCCGGAGAACACCGACGCGGCCGCCGCGAAAGGGTTCCAGGTGCACACTTTCACGACACCGGAGAGTCTGAGGCGTTTTCTGGGACGGTAGTTGGCGACCGCCCTGTTCCTGCGAAAGCAGGAACCTTCATTGATCAGGTACGGAGCAGACACATCGAAGGCCCCTGCTTCCGCAGGAGCACGTGACGTCTTATCGCTATCGTGAGCCATCCCCGCCGCCGCGTTCCTGCGAAAGCAGGAACCTTCATCGATCAGGTACGGCACAAGCCCACAGAAGGCTCCTGCTTCCGCAGGAGCACGGACTGAGCATATCACCGCACGGGCGGCGGTTTCCGGACGATGCGGCGCAGGGCCATATTGGACTGGATGCGGCTGACATGGGGCAGGCGCGAGATGTGGGTTTTGTGGATGCGTTCAAAATCGCGCATGTCGCGAACGACAAGGCGCAGTAGATAGTCCGCCTCCCCCGCCATCAGGTGACATTCGACCAGTTCCGGGATGGCGGCGACCGCGCGTTCGAAATCGGCCAGCGCCGCCTCGCTCTGACCGCTCAGCGTGATCTGCACGATGACGCTGCCGTCGAAGCCCAGACGCTCCTCGTCCAGCAATGCGGTGTAGCCTTCGATGATCCCGGCCCCCTCCAGACGGGTCAATCTCCGCTGACAGGTTGAGGCGGAAATGCCCAACCGCTGCCCCAGATCGGCGAGGGTCAGGCGGGCATTTTGCTGCACCGCATCCAAAAGGGCGATATCCGTGTCGTCCAACTGCATTCTGCAAGATACCATCATTGGGCTCAAAGTTTTGCAAGTTTGCTGCATTTGATGGCATTTCCGACAGCGACTTCGCAACCACATTTCGGGCATCTGGGCGTATCATCCGCACCATACGAAACTGGTGCCTCTTCAAAACGGGGCCGCTCGCGAAATATAGGGGTGGAACAATGCTCATCGGCGTGCCGAAAGAGATCAAGAATCACGAATACCGTGTCGGCCTGGTGCCCTTCGCCGTGCGCGAACTGGTACACCACGGCCACAAGGTCGTCATCGAAACCCAGGCCGGCTCCGGCATCGGCGTCAGCGACGACGATTATCGCGCGGCGGGCGCGGAAATTCTGGGCGATGCAAAATCGGTCTTCGAAACCGCCGAGATGATCGTCAAGGTCAAGGAACCGCAGGCGGTCGAATGCGAGATGCTGCGCGAAGGCCAGTTGCTGTTCACCTATCTGCATCTGGCGCCCGACCTACCGCAGACCCAGGGCCTGCTGAAGTCGGGCTGCATTGCCATCGCCTATGAAACCGTGACCAGCCCGCGCGGCGGCCTGCCGCTGCTGGCCCCGATGAGCGAGGTCGCCGGCCGGATGGGTCCGCAGGCCGGCGCCCATTGCCTTGAGAAGGCACAGGGTGGACGCGGCGTGCTGATGGGCGGCGTGCCCGGTGTCGCACCGGCCAAGGTCGTGGTGATCGGTGGCGGCGTGTCCGGCACCAATGCCGCCCGGATCGCCCTGGGCATGGGCGCGGAAGTCACTGTCCTGGAGCGCAATATCGCCCGGATCGCGCAACTGGACGACATGTTCCGCGGCACCGGCATGAAGACGCTGTATTCCACGGTCGATGCCGTCGAAAAATCCGTTCAGGAAGCCGATCTGGTAATCGGCGCCGTGCTGGTCCCGGGCGCCGCGGCCCCGAAACTGATCAACCGCGAAATGCTGAAGACCATGGCCGACGGCTCGGTCGTCGTCGACATCGCCATCGACCAGGGCGGTTGCCTGGAAACGTCGCGGCCGACGACGCATGCGGACCCGACCTATGTCGAGGAGGGGGTCGTTCACTATTGCGTCGCGAACATGCCGGGCGCCGTGGCGCGAACGTCGACCTTCGCGTTGAACAACGCCACGCTGCCATTCGCCGTCGCACTGGCGAACAAGGGCTATCGCGGCGCGCTGGCCGAGGACCCGCATCTGCGTCAGGGGCTGAACGTGGCCGAGGGCAAGATCACCTACAAGGCGGTCTCCGAGGCCCATGGCATGGACTACACCGCCCCCGAAGAAGCCCTGGGCATTTCTTTCTGAACCGGATCCTCCCGGTGACGAGCCTGCGGCCCCGACGGATCCCGTCGGGGCCGCCTTTTTGCGTCAGACGTTCAGCAGAAGATTCTCACGTTCCCAGGAACTGATGACCCGCTGATACAAATCGTATTCGTGATTCTTCACGTCCATATACGCACGGGAGAAATTCTCACCCAGCGTATCCTTCAGGGGCTTTGCATAGTTGAACTTATGCAGCGCATCGCCCTGGTTCCGCGGCAGCGCGAAGGCGAAACGGTAGGCATCGCCGTCGACCGGGTTGGACGGTTCGATCTTTTCCTTCATGCCCAGATAGCCACAGGCCAGGGTCGCCGCCATGGCCAGATACGGGTTCGCGTCTGACCCCGCCAGGCGGTTCTCGATCCGTCGCGCCTGGGGTGAGGAATCCGGCACGCGCAGGCCGCAGGTTCTATTGTCATGGCCCCAATGCACATTGATCGGCGCATCCGAATAGCGCGCGATCCGCCTGTAACTGTTGACGTTCGGCGCCATCAGCGGCATCGCCGCCGGCAGGTAGCGCTGCAGCCCGCCAATGTAGTTCAGCAGGGTCTTCGAATCCTTGCCGGTCTTCGTCGCAAACACGTTGCGACCCGTTTCGATATCGACCAGCGACTGGTGAATATGCATGGAGGAGCCGGGCTGGTGCTGATGCGGCTTTGCCATGAAGGTGGCATAGATGTCGTGCTTCAGCGCGGCCTGACGGACCAATCTCTTGAACAGGAAGACCTGATCGGCCAGTTCCAGCGGGTCGCCATGATTGAAATTGATCTCCATCTGCGCGGCACCGGCTTCATGCGCCATTGTGTCGACATCCAGATTCGCGGTCTCGCAGAAGTCGTAGATATCCTCGACGATCGGATCGAACTCGTTGGCGGCCTCGATCCCATAGGCCTGCCGCCCGGATTCCTGGCGGCCCGAAGCGCCGATCGGCGGTTCAAGCGGATAATCCGGATCCAGGTTCTTCTTCACGAAGTAGAATTCCAGCTCCGGCGCGACGACGGGGCGCAGTCCCTTCTTCGCATAGAGTTCCAGGATGCGGCGCAGCAGATAGCGTGGCGAGATGTCCACAGGCTTGCCGTTCAGGTGAAAGGCGTCGCAGATGACCTGTGCCACCGGTTCGGGATACCACGGGACAAGGCGGATCGTGCTTGGATCCGGCACCATGGCGATATCCTTGTTCGTGTCCGCCACCACATCGGTTTCGAACACGAAGTCGCCGGTCACCGTCTGGATGAAAAGGCATTCCGGGACCCGCAGGCCGCGGTCGCCCAGACCATCGATGAACTTGTCCCGGGGCAGGATCTTGCCCCGCGCAATTCCGGACATGTCCGGCAGCAGACATTCGACCTCGTCGATGTCCCGTTCCTTAACCCACTCGATCAGATTACTCACGTTACCCTACCTCTACCGCGCCCCAGGCAGGTATCCGAACGAGCCCCCCAGACAGAAAAAAGCGCAGCGCCAAAGATTGTGATCACATTTTTTATGCCTTATAGTCTCGACCGACCGCAAGGGGGAATCGGCTTGCGGTATCCGATGTCCGATCCATGGACGCTTCTCAGCAACGGTGTTTCCCATGACTGCCTGGCTCAGTAAGAAAGAAGTCGACGCCTTCACGAAGGCCAATCCGGGCCTGAAGGGTGTCGATATGCTCGTGCCGGACATGTGCGGCATCCTGCGCGGCAAACGCATCGGCGTCGAGGCGATAGACAAGCTGCATGAAGGCGGCGTCGCCCTGCCCGGCTCGACCTATCTGCTGGATGCCACCGGCCAGAATTGCGACACCATCGTCTATGGTACGTCGGACGGCGACCCGGATTTCAGTTGCCTGGGCGTTGCGGGAACACTGAAACCGGTTCCTTGGGCCCATGCCCCGACCGGCCAGGTCATAGCCAGCATGGTGACCGGAGAGGGCGAGCCGTTTTTCGCCGATCCCCGGTTCATCCTGGCCCGCGCCACCCAGCCGCTGGTCGATATGGGCTACACCCCGGTCACCGCGATCGAGCTGGAATTCTATCTGATGGACGCGAAATTGGACCCGTCCGGCATTCCGAACACGGCCAGTTCCCCCGCTACCGGCCGGCCGCAGACGACCACGCAGGTCTACGGCATCGAAGAATTGTACGAGTTCGAGGATTTCCTCACGGATGTGGAGGATGCCTGCGTTGCCCAGGACGTGCCGGCCGATACGGCGACGGCGGAGTACGGGCCGGGACAGTACGAGATCAACCTGCATCACGTCGACGACCCGATCAAAGCCTGCGACGACGCCATTCTGCTGAAACGCATCATCAAGGGGGTCGCCCGCAAGCACGGCATGATCGCGACCTTTATGGCCAAGCCGTTTTCGGAACGGGCGGGCTGCGGCATGCACATTCACCTCAGCCTGCTGGACAAGGACGGCAACAACATCTTTGCCGGTCCGATGGACAAGGAGATCGGCCTGCCCGCCTCCAAGGCGCTGCGCCATGCCATCGGCGGCCTGGCGGCGACAACGGCCGATTCCATGGCGGTCTTTGCCCCCAATGCCAATTCCTATCGCCGTTTCCAGGCGAACTCCTACGCACCGATCAACACCGCCTGGGGGGTTGACAACCGGACGGTCTCGCTGCGCATCCCGCGATCGGACGAAAAAGGCATGCGTGTCGAGCATCGGGTCGCCGGCGCGGATGCAAACCCCTATCTGACCATGGCCTGCGTCATGGCCGGGGTCCATCACGGCCTGACCCATAAATCCGACCCGGGCCCGATGGAAACCGGCAATGCGTATGAAAAGCCGGTGACGGAGCTTCCCCTTCGCTGGTGGCAGGCGCTTCAGACCTTCGGCGAAAGCAAGGTCCTGCCGAAATATCTCGGGGCGCATTACTGCGAGACCTACGCGGCCGCCCGGAGCTTCGAGAACGACGCATTCCAGGCGCAGATCCCGCCCCTGGATTACGAATGGTACCTGCGCACGGTGTAAGACATGGCAAAGTTTGACGATACCCGATCCTATTACCGGGCAACGGCCCATACCGCGCCCTCACACCCGCGCCTGGAAGGCGAACACAAAGCCGACGTTGCCATTCTGGGCGCCGGTTATACCGGCCTGTCCGCCGCGCTGGAACTCGCCGAAGCGGGATATTCCGTCATCGTGGTCGAGGCGGAAACCGTCGGCTTCGGCGCATCGGGCCGCAACGGTGGCCAGGTCTGCAGCGGCTTCAACAAGTCCATGGCGCAGATCGAAAGAGCCGTCGGGTCCGAAGCTGCGCAGATCGCCTGGGAAATTGCAGATGGCGCCCCGCGACTGGTCGGCGAACGGATCCGGAAATACGATATCGATTGCGATCTGAAATGGGGCTACCTGCACGCTGCGGAGAAGAAAAGTCAGCTTGAAGACCTGAAGGAGCACCAGGCTGAATGGGAGAAATGGGGCTACAAGGGCACCAAACTCTATGAAGGCGCCAATGTGCGGGAGAAGATCGGCAGCGACCGCTATGTCGGTGCCTTGTGGGAACCCGACGCCGGTCATGTCCATCCGCTGAACTATTGCCTGGGGCTTGCGAAAGCCGCCCATGCCGCCGGAGCGCAGATCTTTGAACACAGCCGCGCGGTGAAGCTGGATACCGGCGACCGGCCCGCGATCCATACCGAGCAAGGGACCGTCCGCGCCGAGCATCTGATCCTCGCCGGCAATGCGTATCTGCGCGAAACGGAGCCCTATCTGTTCCGACGCCTGATGCCGGTCGGCAGCTATATCGTTGCGACGGAACCTTTGGGTGACAATCGCGCGAAGAGCCTGCTGCCCACGGACGATGCGGTGTCGAACTGCAACTTCATCGTCGACTATTACCGGCTCAGCGGTGACAAGCGCATGCTGTTCGGCGGCCGCGCCACCTATTCCGGACTTGAGCCCAACGATCTGGGCGGCTTTGTGCGGCCGCGCATGCTGCATGTCTTTCCGGAACTGGAAGATGCGAAGATCGAGCATGTCTGGGGCGGCTATATCGGTATCACCGTCGACCGAATGCCGCATGTCGGCCGGATCGGCAGCCGTACCTATTTCAGCCAGGGCTATTCGGGCCACGGTCTCGCCCTCAGCAACATGTGCGGCAAGATTCTCGCTGAAGCGATCAAGGGGCAGACCAGCAAGTTTGACGTGATGCACAAATTCAAGCATCCGATCTTCCCCGGTGGTCGTTTCCGCACCCCGTTGCTGACCCTCGGCATGTTTTGGTATCGCCTGAAGGATGCCTTGGCGTAAGCTCTCGTTCGGCACGAATCCTGCTTGCGCCATTCGGCGGGAGGGCAGTGCGTCTGCCGTGAAGAGGGAACCCTGAATGTTCAGCCGCTTGATGCGTATCATCAAACCGGGCGATCGCCGCAAGGAACGCCGCGTCAAAGTCCGCTTTCCGGCGGAGGTCGGCGGCCTGAAAGGACGGGTGACCGATGTCAGCCTGGGTGGGTTCGGCTTCTATCCGGACCAGGAGGGCCTGACCGAGGGAGACGAGGTCATGTCGGTTCTGATGCCCGACGAGTTCACGACCATCGAAATCGCGAGCCGCGTAGTGGGCGCCGATGATGAAGGCATGGTCGTCTGCGTCGCCTTCATCAAGGTGACCCCGGAACAGTTCGATCCGTTGCAGGACATTATTGCAAATCAGTCCATCGGGTGATGGCGGGCCGGCAGCGCCTTACAGGAAGTCTTCCAGGTTCAGCCCCAGAACATCGCAGATCGCTTCGCACTGGGCCCTTTCGCTTTCCAGAAACACTCCGTCCGCCCGGCTGACCGCCAGGGCGACCTTGACCAGCAGCACGGCATCGCCGGCCTCATGGCGCATCTCCTTGATGGCATCCAGCGCATCGCGCCGCCCCTTCGATTCCGATTCGATGATATCTTCGATATAGCCATTGAACAGGTCGACGGCCTCGTGAACGTCAAATATCTTCAGTTTATCAATAGCTTCCAGGATCTGGTCGACGCGTCCGCGCTCCGACAGGGAGACCTCGCCATCGGCGATCGCAACCAGGGCACAGGAGGCCATGCACGCCTCCAGGAACGGCCGGTTCCTGCGCCGCGCCGTGCGTTCCTCGATTGCATGCCTGACCCCTTCGAACATCCTGATCCCCCAAACTGGCGCATTTCCCCGGAATTGCGCGGCGCCGCAATTTGACCCTGCTGCAGTGCGGCGGTCAAGTGACGGGTCTGCACGCATGGACGTCGCTTTTACCCTAGTCGCCGATCCAAATTGGCCTAAAGTGATCCGATAAGAGAGCGGTTCCCCGAAAGGGGATCAAAAGGGAATTCGGTGAGATGCTGGACAAGATCCGGGATTGAGGCCGAAGCTGCCCCCGCAACTGTAAGCGGCGAGCCGATCGCCCAGTCCAGGCCACTGACGGACGTTCCGTTGGGAAGGCCGGGCGAACCGGCACCGACCCGCGAGCCAGGAGACCTGCCGCTCTGTCAACTGCAACCCTAATGTCCGGGCGGGGTGCCCCGGAAGGAGGTTTCGATGAGTGGTACCACGTCTGTTTTCCAGACCGCAGAACGGGAAATCGCGGCATTCGATCCGGGGCAGAGTCTGTCCGCCCTGTTCCTGGCGGAAGAGCCTCTGCCGCGCGGTGCGGCGGAGGGGGCGATTCTGTCATGGCTTCTCTCCCTGCCCGACGGGACGGACCCGGCCTGGGCCGCAAAGATGCTGGGACAAACCTCACCCTTCGCGGATGCATCCGCGGGCGAGGCCGGCAAGGCCAGCGAACTTTTGCGACAGATCGCTCAGTTCCCCGCGGACAAGCTTTCCCGCCCGCGGCGTCGGCGCATCCGCAACTGATTTCGGTCCGACGCGGGAAGGAGTGAGACGGAACGGATGACGCAACCCCTGTCATCGCCTATATAGCCCCCATGACGGATGCTCCTTCCCGCCCGGGCCCGCCCTGGCTGACCCAACTGGTCGATTTCGCGCCGCTGGCGGCCTTTGTCGTCACCTATTTCCTCAGCAAGGACCTGTTCCTCGCCACGAAAGTCGTGATGGCGGCGAGTGCCGCGGCCGTGGTCGTCTCGCTGATAGTGACCCGCAAGATTCCGTGGATGCCGCTGCTGACCGCGGTGCTGGTCGGCGTGTTCGGCGGCCTTACGATCTATCTCGAGGATTCCAGCTTCATCAAGATGAAGCCCAGCATCATCAACACGCTGTTCGGTGTCGGGCTACTGGCGGCCCTGGCCCTCGGCAAGCTGCCGCTCCGCGCCATGATGGGACACAGCTTCGCCATGCCGGAACGGGCCTGGAAGGTTCTGACCCTGCGCTGCGCGGTCTTCTTCCTGTGTCTCGCCCTGTTGAACGAAATCGTCTGGCGTTCCGTATCGGAAGCGATCTGGGTCTATTTCCGCTTTCCCGGTCTGATCGCAATCACCTTCCTGTTCTTCATCAGTCAGGTGCCTTACATGATGCGACACAGCGAGACCGACGCCAGCGAACAGGCCGGCGATCAGTAGTCCCCGGTTTCTCCGTCGGGGTTGGTGAACGGCGCAGACGGGACAGTCCCACTGAGCGACCGACGATGCGCCAGGGCCCAGTGCACGGAAGGAAAGGCGATATCGCGCGTCGGAATCTCATCCCAATCGAAGAACCGGACCTCCAGGCTTTCCTCGCCCGCCGCGATGCCGGGGGAGGACAGATGGGCCGCATAGATCAGTTGCACCTGGCTGATCCGCGGGATGGTGTAGACTGCCAGCAAGCCGTCGATGGCAATATCGGCGCATGCTTCTTCCCGCGCTTCGCGCCGGGCACCGTCCTCCACGGTTTCGTTCAGTTCCAGATAGCCCGCGGGAATCGTCCAGTATCCGCGGCGCGGTTCGATCGAACGGCGGCACATCAGTACCCTGCCCTCCTCCACCACCACGGCGCCGGCAACGATTAACGGGTTTTCGTATTGAATGAAGCCGCAATCGGGACAGGTCAGGCGTTCCCGATTGTCCCCTTCCGGAACCTTGCGAACGGTCGGCCCGCGCGCCGTCAGTCTGTCGGATTCATCCTCCATTGCAGGCAAATCATGCGTGTTGGGCTTGTCCGCCGCAAGCGACAACTGCTATTCGCATGGCGCTGAACGGGGATCGCCCCCGCGGAAGGTTGAGGGGGATTTCGAATGGCCGATCTGCGCCGCATCATAGACGAGGCCGAGGAACATTATCGGCGCGGCCGCCTTGCCGCCGCCGCCGATGCCTATCAGCGCGTATTGGACCAGGATCCCGACAACATCGAAGCGCTGGAATGGCGCGGCGAGATCGCGGTTCAACAGGACGACTATGAGACCGCGGTCGAAACGCTGGGACGCGCACGAGAACTGCGCGGCGACGACGCCTTCGCGGAATACACCAATCTGGGCCTGTCCTATTACGAGCTGAACCGCCCGGAGGAAGCCGTGGAAACCCTCTGGATGGCAGTCCGCCGGAATGCGTCGGACCTCGTCTCCCATTCGAATCTGGGCAAGGCGCTGTACGATCTTTACGCCAACAATGGCGAGGAAGAAGCCGTGCGGATCGCTGGCGAATGGATGCGCCGCTTTCCCGAGGTCCCGGACGCGCAACATATCGGGCCCGCAATCTCCGGCCTCGGCCTGCCGAAGACCGCCAGTGCCGCCTATGTCGAAGACATCTTCAACGACTACGCCCCGATCTTCGACGAGAAACTGGCTGAACTGGGTTATCGTGCGCCGACGCTGATCCTTCAGGCGCTGGAACCGCATCTGCCGCCCCCCAACCGGGATCTTGTCGTGCTCGACGCCGGATGCGGCACCGGCCTGTGCGCGCCGCTGCTGTCGCCGCACGCGCAGCACCTGGACGGGGTCGACCTGTCGCCCGGCATGCTGGAGAAGGCAAGGGCTAAGGAACTCTACGACAGCCTGGAACAGCAGGAACTGACCGCCTATCTGAACGCCGCGCCTGAACGCTACGACCTGATCGTGGCCGCTGATGTCCTGTGCTACTTCGGCGACCTCGCCGATGCGATGGCTGCATTCGAAACTGCCCTGGTCCCGACAGGCCGCCTCGGGTTTTCGGTGGAGCGGCTGCTGGACGACGATCAGGTTGCCGGCGGCTATCGACTGAATCAGAGCGGCCGATACAAGCACGACCCGGCCTATGTCTCGAGTATCCTGGAAGAAGCCGGATTGATCCTGATCGACATCGCCCAGGAGGATCTGCGCAGCGAATACGGCATCCCCGTCGGGGGACTGATCGTCACTGCGGCGAAACCCGCTTGAACAGCGCTTCCCCGCCGCCCCGCACACAGTGTATGGTCTGACGATGGATGAGCAGGACACAACTCAGGGCGGCGGAATGACGACGCCGCCGACCAATGATACCGGGCAGCCGGGTACGACGAAATCCGGCACTGAGGCCAACGCGCCGCCCGCGAAGCCAAGGCCGGTCGCAAAGGCCATCGTGAACAAGCCGGGCGCCCGCCCCGGCAAACCCAGAATTCAGCCTGCGAAGGTCGTGGCGAAGGCCATCCCGGCGAAGAAGGCGGCGGCCAGGGCACGCCCCGTCGCCAAGGCCGTGGTCAAGGCAGCAGCAAAGAAGACACCTGCTCCAGAGCCGGCAGTCCGAAAACCCGCAGTCCAAGCGCCGGCAGCCCAGAAGCCGGCCGCTTCCGAACCCGCCCCTGCCCCGCAGACCGGTTCGGATAAGGCGATACCGTCCCCGACGTCCCCCCAAGCCTCAGAGTCGCTACCCGCCCAGAAGCCGGTAGCCCAGGTCGTCGCGCGGCCCGATGCCGACCCGCAATTACTGATGCGCCGGGCATTGCGGGCCCATGGCGAGGGGAAACTGCAGGAGGCATCGGAACTCTACGGCCGCATTCTGTCCATCGACCCCGAATTCGCTCCGGCCTGGATCAATCTCGGCGTCCTGCTGCGCCGTATCGGGAAGTTGAAATCGGCAGTCACCTGCCTGAAACGCGGCATCGCCCTGAAGCCCGATGACGGACCGGCCTGGTCCAATCTGGGCAACGCCCTGCGCGCCGTGAACCGCCTGGATGAGGCGATTGCCGCCCAGCGCCAGGCCCTGGAACTGTCATCCGATGTGGCACGCATACATTACAATTACGGCCTGACCGTACGGGACAAGGGGGATCTGAAGGAAGCCGGAAACGCCATCCGGCGGGCGAGTCTGCTGGGCTACGAAGCCCCGGAACTGCCGTGGGACCAATCGCTGACCGAACTGCTGTCCGGGAATCTGGCTCACGGCTTCGAGATTTACGAAAGCCGCTGGAAACTGCCGGAAATCAAGCGGCTTCACACCAATGCCCCGGAATGGGATGGCAGCGCCCTGGAAGGACGAACCCTCCTGGTGTGGTCCGAGCAGGGTATGGGGGATACCCTGCAGTTCTGCCGCTATGTCATCGATTCCGCGGACGGGATTGCCGATACGGGCGGCAAGATCGTGCTCGAAGTTCAGGCACCGCTTGCCCGCATCCTTCAACGGTCGCCGGATTTTTCGAAGGTCACCGTTATTCCGCGCGGCGCGAAACTGCCGAAATTCGATCTGCAGATCCCGCTCCTGAGTTTACCCCGCCTGCGTGGCACGACGCTGGATTCGATTCCGGACCATTGCCCCTATATCATGCCGCCATCGGACATCCCGAAACCGCCGGGTTTGCACGCGGACCGGCTGAAGGTCGGCTTGTGCTGGGCCGGAAAGCCCAGTCACAAGAATGATCGGAACAGATCGGTCGACCTTGAGAGTTTCGCCACCCTGTTCGACCTGCCGAAGACCGACTTTGTCTCGTTGCAGAAGGGCCCCGCGGTCCAGGACATCGCGGAACTGTCGCTCGGCCCGCTGTTGCGCGACCTCGGCAGCGGCTTCCGCGACTTCGCCGATACGGCAGCCACGATCCGCGCGCTCGACCTTGTGATTACCGTCGACACGTCTGTCGCGCATCTCGCGGGTGCCATGGCACGTCCGGTCTGGGTCCTGCTGCCCTATGCGCCGGACTGGCGCTGGATGCTGCACAGGGACGACAGCCCCTGGTACCCGTCCATGACCCTTTTCCGTCAGACCAGCCCCGGTGACTGGAGCGAAGTCTTCAGTCGGGTTCGGCAGGCCCTGATCCGCAAACTGCGATCTTCGGGACGGTAACCTCGCCATTTGTTCCGATTTGTTCTCGTTAATAAAAATGAGAACAAAAATAGAATAACCCACTCTCCCGATCATCTGAACACTATCCGACGCCTTTCACAGCGCCCTCGTTCTCTTCGGAACGGGGGTATTTGTCTTGTTTGAATATTCAACGATCACTTCAAATGCAGCGGAAATCCCGGGCTTATTCATTGACGGGTAGTTCATTCCCATGATATCCCATGATTACCCATAAGCGTGCTCACTGGCAGAATGTGGTCGATCTGCGTCCATGCCGAGCTGCTCTGGGAGTTGGAACCCGGGAGAACCGGGGGTTTCAACGGAGAAACGGCGGTCCGGACGCGAACCGCCTGGCGACAAAAGGGGTGACGGCGACATGGCGCTGTTTACCGGCACGTTCGAAAACAAGGTCGATCGGAAGGGACGTGTTTCCCTGCCGGCCGATTTTCGTGCCGAACTGCCGGATGGCGGTGAACGCGTCGTCTACATCTACCCGTCGCCGAAGCACGATGCGCTGGAAGCCTGCGACAAGGCCTTCATGCAGCGGCTCGTGCAGGCCATCGAGGAGCAGCCGCTCTACTCCGATGAAGAGGAAGACCTGAACCAGTCCATCGTCGCCCAGGCTCGCAAGGCCCTGCTGGACGAAACGGGTCGCCTCGTTTTGGCGCCAGAACTGGCCGGCCACGCCGGGATTGAAGACAAGGCCGTCTTTGTCGGCCAGGGGTCGCGGTTCCAGATCTGGTCGCCGGACCGATATTCCGATCACAGCGAACGGGCCCGCGCCCGCGCCAAGGGTCGGACCCTGGCCCTGAAACCGGCGGGAGGGGCATGATCATGCAGGCGCACAACGCCCCCCATCTGCCGGTCATGTTGCCCGAAGTACTGGAGGCCCTGGCCCCGGCCGACGGAGAGTTCCACCTGGACGGAACTTTCGGGGCTGGCGGTTACACGACCGGAATTCTGGACGCCGCGGACACGCGTGTCTTTGCCGTCGACCGGGACCCGGACGCCATCCGGCGCGGCGAGGCTCTGGTCGAGCGGTACAAGGATCGTCTGACCCTGCTGTGCGGCACTTTCGGCGACATGGAACGTCTTCTGGGGGATGTCGGCGTGACGCGGCTGGACGGCGTCGTACTGGATCTCGGGGTGTCCTCGCCCCAGATCGACACGCCGGAACGCGGTTTCTCCTTCCGCTTCGACGGCCCGCTGGACATGCGGATGAGCCAGTCCGGCCCCAGCGCCGCGGATGTCGTCAACGACTGGCCCGAGGCCGAACTGGCGCGGATCATCTGGGAATACGGCGAAGAACGCTTCTCGCGAAAGATCGCGAAGGCCATCGTGCGCGAGCGCGAGGACGAC of Alphaproteobacteria bacterium contains these proteins:
- a CDS encoding inner membrane-spanning protein YciB, with product MTDAPSRPGPPWLTQLVDFAPLAAFVVTYFLSKDLFLATKVVMAASAAAVVVSLIVTRKIPWMPLLTAVLVGVFGGLTIYLEDSSFIKMKPSIINTLFGVGLLAALALGKLPLRAMMGHSFAMPERAWKVLTLRCAVFFLCLALLNEIVWRSVSEAIWVYFRFPGLIAITFLFFISQVPYMMRHSETDASEQAGDQ
- a CDS encoding TerB family tellurite resistance protein, whose product is MFEGVRHAIEERTARRRNRPFLEACMASCALVAIADGEVSLSERGRVDQILEAIDKLKIFDVHEAVDLFNGYIEDIIESESKGRRDALDAIKEMRHEAGDAVLLVKVALAVSRADGVFLESERAQCEAICDVLGLNLEDFL
- a CDS encoding tetratricopeptide repeat protein, producing MADLRRIIDEAEEHYRRGRLAAAADAYQRVLDQDPDNIEALEWRGEIAVQQDDYETAVETLGRARELRGDDAFAEYTNLGLSYYELNRPEEAVETLWMAVRRNASDLVSHSNLGKALYDLYANNGEEEAVRIAGEWMRRFPEVPDAQHIGPAISGLGLPKTASAAYVEDIFNDYAPIFDEKLAELGYRAPTLILQALEPHLPPPNRDLVVLDAGCGTGLCAPLLSPHAQHLDGVDLSPGMLEKARAKELYDSLEQQELTAYLNAAPERYDLIVAADVLCYFGDLADAMAAFETALVPTGRLGFSVERLLDDDQVAGGYRLNQSGRYKHDPAYVSSILEEAGLILIDIAQEDLRSEYGIPVGGLIVTAAKPA
- a CDS encoding PilZ domain-containing protein, with translation MFSRLMRIIKPGDRRKERRVKVRFPAEVGGLKGRVTDVSLGGFGFYPDQEGLTEGDEVMSVLMPDEFTTIEIASRVVGADDEGMVVCVAFIKVTPEQFDPLQDIIANQSIG
- a CDS encoding FAD-binding oxidoreductase, which translates into the protein MAKFDDTRSYYRATAHTAPSHPRLEGEHKADVAILGAGYTGLSAALELAEAGYSVIVVEAETVGFGASGRNGGQVCSGFNKSMAQIERAVGSEAAQIAWEIADGAPRLVGERIRKYDIDCDLKWGYLHAAEKKSQLEDLKEHQAEWEKWGYKGTKLYEGANVREKIGSDRYVGALWEPDAGHVHPLNYCLGLAKAAHAAGAQIFEHSRAVKLDTGDRPAIHTEQGTVRAEHLILAGNAYLRETEPYLFRRLMPVGSYIVATEPLGDNRAKSLLPTDDAVSNCNFIVDYYRLSGDKRMLFGGRATYSGLEPNDLGGFVRPRMLHVFPELEDAKIEHVWGGYIGITVDRMPHVGRIGSRTYFSQGYSGHGLALSNMCGKILAEAIKGQTSKFDVMHKFKHPIFPGGRFRTPLLTLGMFWYRLKDALA
- a CDS encoding NUDIX hydrolase, with protein sequence MEDESDRLTARGPTVRKVPEGDNRERLTCPDCGFIQYENPLIVAGAVVVEEGRVLMCRRSIEPRRGYWTIPAGYLELNETVEDGARREAREEACADIAIDGLLAVYTIPRISQVQLIYAAHLSSPGIAAGEESLEVRFFDWDEIPTRDIAFPSVHWALAHRRSLSGTVPSAPFTNPDGETGDY